The following are encoded together in the Hyalangium minutum genome:
- a CDS encoding VOC family protein, with protein MAESKQGPVRAQPLIAVRDVKASSTWYKALLGVESSGDPDHPHRLFYDRLMSGDTLILQLHSWEDEDHPNLKGRDKAPVGHGVLLWFEVDDFDAAVERARKLRATVVEEPHVNPAPQHREMWLRDPDGYYVVLASRDGEAG; from the coding sequence ATGGCTGAATCCAAACAAGGACCCGTGCGCGCTCAACCGCTGATCGCGGTGAGAGACGTGAAGGCCAGCAGCACCTGGTACAAGGCCCTGCTGGGAGTGGAGTCCTCCGGGGACCCAGATCATCCGCACCGGCTCTTCTATGACCGGCTGATGAGCGGGGACACGCTGATCCTCCAGCTCCATAGCTGGGAGGACGAGGATCACCCCAACCTCAAGGGGAGGGACAAAGCACCTGTTGGACATGGCGTCCTGTTGTGGTTCGAGGTGGACGACTTCGATGCGGCCGTGGAGCGGGCGCGGAAGCTGCGAGCGACGGTGGTCGAGGAGCCGCACGTGAACCCGGCGCCCCAGCACCGGGAGATGTGGCTCCGGGATCCAGACGGGTACTACGTGGTCCTGGCCAGCCGCGACGGGGAGGCGGGGTAG
- a CDS encoding LysR family transcriptional regulator gives MKRIDPAALSPFLAIATHRSFRKAAVELGVSPSALSHSLQSIEERLGVRLVNRTTRSVALTEAGERLFARIRPAFRDISDALEDLNVFRGQPMGTLRINASRQSSQLALMPVVTRFLRAYPDVRVEMRVDDALSDIVSEGFDAGVRFGESIAADMLAVPIGPRQRSAVVGAPEYFSRHAMPRTPHELRELPCIRFRFLSGVLYRWEFERDSEEVVIEVDGPLTLSEQGLMVDAALAGVGLAYVFEAQVSTLLAQGHLVRALEDWCPSYPGFFLYYPSRRQIPTALRAFVDFVKASASSGDS, from the coding sequence ATGAAGCGAATCGATCCCGCTGCCCTCTCCCCCTTCCTCGCCATCGCGACCCACCGCAGCTTCCGCAAGGCGGCGGTGGAACTGGGGGTATCGCCCTCCGCCCTGAGCCACTCGCTGCAGAGCATCGAGGAGCGCCTCGGGGTGCGACTGGTGAATCGCACCACCCGCAGCGTCGCCCTGACGGAGGCGGGCGAGCGCCTCTTCGCGCGCATCCGCCCGGCCTTTCGAGACATCAGCGATGCGCTCGAGGATCTGAACGTCTTCCGAGGCCAGCCGATGGGGACGTTGCGCATCAACGCGTCCCGGCAGTCGTCGCAGCTGGCGCTCATGCCCGTCGTCACGCGATTTCTCCGGGCTTATCCGGACGTGCGAGTCGAGATGAGAGTGGACGACGCCCTGAGCGACATCGTCTCGGAGGGGTTCGATGCCGGAGTGCGCTTCGGCGAGAGCATCGCTGCGGACATGCTCGCGGTTCCGATTGGCCCGCGGCAGAGGTCCGCCGTCGTCGGGGCGCCGGAATACTTCTCGCGCCATGCCATGCCCAGGACGCCGCATGAACTGCGCGAGCTGCCCTGCATCCGCTTCCGCTTTCTCAGCGGAGTCCTCTACCGCTGGGAGTTCGAGCGGGACAGCGAAGAGGTGGTGATCGAAGTCGATGGTCCCCTGACCCTCAGTGAGCAGGGGCTCATGGTGGATGCTGCGCTGGCGGGGGTCGGCCTGGCGTATGTCTTCGAGGCGCAGGTGAGCACGCTGCTCGCACAGGGCCACCTGGTGAGGGCTCTCGAGGACTGGTGCCCCTCTTATCCCGGCTTCTTCCTCTACTACCCCAGTCGCCGTCAGATCCCGACGGCGCTGCGAGCCTTCGTTGATTTCGTGAAGGCCTCGGCATCATCGGGAGACAGTTGA
- a CDS encoding ABC transporter ATP-binding protein yields the protein MEPRTFKTASLKSFLNLVLATRPSLPLLLTALGLSLGSTAVSLVVPLFTKSMVDGFSLSSLNFTQLALIGAAFALQAGAGSLSLYLLTLIGQRIVVGIRDRLWKKQLALPVRYFDSHGSGDLISRMVNDTAAVKALITENLSGFVSGIIAFVGASCLLLFLNWKMTLVMLVALPIGISALVPLGRTMRRVAMGTMNENAKFTAILAQVLSEIRLVKASNAEPREYRKGHATVERLYELGLKDGRIQALVGPLMSLVLMALLVLVVGYGGFLVSSGQLTAGALVAFILYLIQAIIPIAQITGFITQLQKARGATQSIIELLELPEEKPEEGLPLDSARQPIRFEQVSFSYVPGEPVCRDMSFTLEPDTVTAIVGPSGGGKTTLFNLLERFYEPDSGSIRIGSGSLDAFSLASWRSRLGYVPQDCPIMAGTIRENIIYGLDREPSEEEVIEAARMAYADGFIRELPRGYDTEVGERGVKLSGGQRQRIAIARALLRDPDVLMLDEATSSLDSASEHSVRLALQNLMRGRTTLVIAHRLSTVVDADRILFIEKGRLTGSGTHSELLASHELYRTFAERQLSLTDRAEALASPAA from the coding sequence ATGGAACCACGAACCTTCAAGACCGCGAGCCTCAAGAGCTTTCTAAACCTGGTCCTGGCCACACGGCCATCGCTGCCGCTGCTCCTCACAGCCCTGGGGCTGAGCCTGGGCTCGACGGCGGTGAGCCTGGTCGTCCCCCTCTTCACCAAGAGTATGGTGGACGGCTTCTCACTGTCGTCCCTCAACTTCACCCAGTTGGCGCTGATCGGCGCTGCCTTCGCACTGCAGGCCGGCGCGGGCAGCCTCTCGCTCTACCTGCTGACACTCATCGGCCAGCGGATCGTCGTCGGCATCCGAGACAGGCTCTGGAAAAAGCAACTGGCACTGCCCGTCCGCTACTTCGACTCGCACGGAAGCGGGGACCTCATCTCCCGCATGGTCAACGACACCGCCGCAGTGAAGGCCCTCATCACCGAGAACCTCTCCGGATTTGTCTCGGGGATCATCGCCTTCGTCGGAGCCAGCTGCCTGCTCCTCTTCCTGAACTGGAAGATGACCCTGGTGATGCTCGTGGCCCTTCCCATCGGCATCAGCGCGCTCGTGCCGCTGGGCCGCACCATGCGCCGGGTGGCCATGGGCACCATGAACGAGAACGCAAAGTTCACGGCCATCCTGGCCCAGGTCCTCTCCGAGATCCGCCTGGTGAAGGCCTCCAACGCCGAGCCCCGGGAGTACCGCAAGGGACACGCGACCGTGGAGCGGCTCTACGAGCTCGGCCTCAAGGATGGGCGCATCCAGGCGCTGGTTGGACCGCTGATGTCCCTCGTGCTCATGGCTCTGCTCGTGCTCGTCGTCGGCTACGGCGGCTTCCTGGTCTCCTCGGGACAGCTCACTGCGGGCGCACTGGTCGCCTTCATCCTCTATCTGATCCAGGCCATCATCCCCATCGCGCAGATCACCGGCTTCATCACCCAGCTCCAGAAGGCTCGAGGGGCCACGCAGAGCATCATCGAGCTGTTGGAGCTCCCCGAGGAGAAGCCAGAGGAGGGCCTCCCTCTCGACTCGGCTCGCCAGCCGATCCGCTTCGAGCAGGTGAGCTTCAGCTACGTGCCCGGCGAGCCGGTGTGCCGGGACATGAGCTTCACCCTGGAGCCGGACACCGTGACGGCCATCGTCGGCCCCAGCGGCGGCGGGAAGACCACCCTCTTCAACCTCTTGGAGCGCTTCTATGAGCCCGACTCCGGGAGCATCCGCATCGGCTCCGGGTCCCTCGATGCATTCTCCCTGGCCTCGTGGCGGAGCCGCCTGGGGTACGTGCCCCAGGACTGTCCCATCATGGCCGGGACGATCCGCGAGAACATCATCTACGGCCTGGACCGGGAACCCAGCGAAGAAGAGGTGATCGAGGCCGCTCGCATGGCCTACGCCGACGGGTTCATCCGCGAACTCCCCCGCGGCTACGACACCGAGGTGGGCGAGCGAGGCGTCAAGCTCTCCGGCGGGCAGCGGCAGCGAATCGCCATCGCTCGGGCGCTCCTGCGCGACCCCGACGTCCTCATGCTGGATGAGGCCACCTCGAGCCTCGACAGCGCCTCGGAGCACTCCGTGAGGCTGGCCCTGCAGAATCTGATGCGAGGCCGGACGACGCTGGTGATCGCGCACCGCCTCTCGACGGTGGTGGACGCGGATCGCATCCTCTTCATCGAGAAAGGACGGCTGACGGGGAGCGGCACCCACTCCGAGCTCTTGGCGAGCCATGAGCTGTACCGGACCTTCGCTGAGAGGCAGTTGAGCCTGACCGACCGGGCCGAGGCGCTCGCATCCCCAGCGGCGTAA
- a CDS encoding response regulator transcription factor, translating to MAKIMIVDDDPHIRELVRHFLSTVGFDVVEAPDGREALRLLESVRADLIVLDVMMPHLDGWDFCREFKRRRDLPILMLTAKGETSQKLKGFELGADDYLVKPFEPAELAARVKALLKRYRIEASQTVQIGRLLLSRKSYQVQAGDESLTIPPKEFELLFKLGGSPGKTFSREQLIQAIWGPDFEGTDRTVDVHINRLRERFPEERFGYRITAIRGLGYRLEPTP from the coding sequence ATGGCCAAGATCATGATCGTCGATGACGATCCCCACATTCGCGAGCTGGTGCGGCACTTCCTGAGCACCGTGGGCTTCGATGTGGTCGAGGCCCCGGACGGCCGCGAGGCCCTGCGCCTGCTGGAGTCCGTCCGAGCCGATCTGATCGTCCTCGACGTGATGATGCCGCACCTGGACGGCTGGGATTTCTGCCGCGAGTTCAAGCGCCGCAGGGACCTCCCCATCCTCATGCTCACAGCCAAGGGAGAGACCTCGCAGAAGCTCAAGGGCTTCGAGCTCGGAGCCGATGACTACCTGGTGAAACCCTTCGAGCCGGCGGAGCTCGCCGCCCGAGTCAAGGCGCTGCTCAAGCGCTACCGCATCGAGGCCTCGCAGACCGTCCAGATCGGAAGGCTGTTGCTGAGCCGCAAGAGCTATCAAGTTCAGGCCGGGGACGAGAGCCTGACCATTCCGCCAAAGGAGTTCGAGCTGCTCTTCAAGCTGGGCGGCTCGCCGGGCAAGACCTTCAGCCGGGAGCAGCTGATCCAGGCCATCTGGGGGCCTGACTTCGAGGGGACGGACCGCACCGTGGACGTCCACATCAACCGGCTCCGCGAACGCTTCCCTGAGGAGCGCTTCGGCTACCGCATCACCGCCATCCGGGGGCTGGGCTATCGGCTGGAGCCCACCCCATGA
- a CDS encoding N-acetylmuramoyl-L-alanine amidase, translating into MNTNRVEPSGAQRWSLAGVWAGVALSLLSLPALGAEGFAPEAGPTSLQTAFSAASREFGVPESLLLSVSYNVSRWEHHAGAPSTSGGYGPMHLTHVDGPQPGSLKGDDVDRYSMVDENDPGFHTLDTAAQLLGVEPEVLKRDPAQNIRGGAALLTQYARYTLGRVPGNTADWYGAVVLYSGSSDQSTALGFADAVYDTVRQGAVRTTSDGQQVTLRSDSITPNPLTAATLALRVTSNPSTECPLWASCEFIPAAYAQNSSSPSNYGNYDLAKRPEGGVDIRYIVIHDTEGSYASTLSVFQSPTYKASAHYVVRASDGHVAQMIPNAHVAWHAGNWYVNAHSVGIEHEGVAIEGAAWYSEQLYISSARLTRYLALRFNVPLDREHIVGHDNVPGTSTTNQASQHWDPGPFWDWDHYMELVGAELEQREPLNPGIVKIAPDFQTNTPAMTYCYSSTDCRAVPTQSANFVYLYTAPSTSASLITNPFITDTPSRASNWANKAAAGQQYALAGHQGDWDAIWFSGQKAWFYSPGHVNTRRGFGMLVTPKAGKTSIPLYGRAYPEAGAYPAGITPQALIPLTPYSIPAGQRYVAIGPLKGDYYYSPTYAPQVEGSNKRDVPGQLLYYQVNFNHRFAYVLASDVDVVPPAVDGSGFPEE; encoded by the coding sequence GTGAACACGAATCGAGTCGAACCGAGTGGTGCTCAGCGGTGGTCCCTCGCGGGGGTATGGGCGGGCGTTGCGCTCTCCCTGCTCTCGCTTCCAGCGCTCGGGGCCGAGGGCTTCGCTCCCGAGGCCGGTCCCACGTCGCTCCAAACGGCCTTCTCCGCCGCCTCCCGCGAGTTCGGTGTGCCCGAGAGCCTGCTGCTCTCCGTCTCGTACAACGTGTCGCGCTGGGAGCACCACGCCGGAGCGCCCAGCACGTCAGGTGGGTACGGACCGATGCACCTGACGCACGTGGACGGCCCCCAACCTGGCTCGCTCAAGGGGGATGACGTCGATCGGTACAGCATGGTCGACGAGAACGATCCGGGCTTCCACACCCTGGACACCGCGGCGCAGCTGCTGGGCGTGGAGCCCGAGGTGCTCAAGCGCGATCCCGCGCAGAACATCCGCGGCGGCGCTGCTCTCTTGACCCAGTACGCGCGCTACACCTTGGGCCGGGTGCCTGGGAACACGGCGGACTGGTACGGCGCCGTCGTCCTGTACAGCGGCTCCTCGGATCAATCCACGGCGCTCGGGTTCGCGGACGCGGTGTACGACACCGTCCGGCAGGGAGCCGTGCGCACCACGTCCGACGGGCAGCAGGTGACGCTCAGGTCCGACAGCATCACCCCCAACCCCCTCACCGCTGCCACGCTGGCGCTGCGCGTCACCTCGAACCCCTCCACCGAGTGCCCCTTGTGGGCCTCCTGCGAGTTCATCCCCGCCGCGTACGCGCAGAACTCCTCCAGCCCCTCGAACTACGGCAACTATGACCTGGCGAAGCGCCCGGAGGGTGGGGTCGACATTCGCTACATCGTCATCCACGACACCGAGGGCAGCTACGCCTCCACGCTCTCGGTCTTCCAGAGCCCCACGTACAAGGCCAGTGCCCACTATGTGGTGCGCGCCTCGGACGGGCATGTCGCGCAGATGATCCCCAACGCGCACGTCGCCTGGCATGCCGGCAACTGGTACGTCAACGCGCACTCGGTGGGTATCGAGCATGAGGGCGTCGCTATCGAAGGAGCCGCTTGGTACAGCGAGCAGCTGTACATCTCCTCGGCTCGGCTGACACGCTACCTGGCGCTGCGGTTCAACGTGCCGCTCGATCGCGAGCACATCGTCGGCCACGACAACGTGCCGGGCACGTCGACCACCAACCAGGCCTCGCAGCACTGGGATCCGGGCCCCTTCTGGGACTGGGACCACTACATGGAGCTGGTCGGCGCGGAGCTGGAGCAGCGCGAGCCCCTGAACCCCGGCATCGTGAAGATCGCCCCGGACTTTCAGACCAACACCCCGGCGATGACGTACTGCTACTCCTCGACCGACTGCCGGGCGGTGCCCACCCAGTCGGCCAACTTCGTGTACCTGTACACGGCGCCCAGCACGAGCGCGTCGCTGATCACCAATCCCTTCATCACGGACACTCCCTCGCGGGCGAGCAACTGGGCCAACAAGGCGGCGGCCGGCCAGCAGTACGCCCTGGCCGGCCACCAGGGCGACTGGGACGCAATCTGGTTCAGCGGCCAGAAGGCCTGGTTCTACAGCCCGGGCCACGTCAACACGCGCAGAGGGTTCGGCATGCTCGTGACGCCCAAGGCGGGCAAGACGTCCATCCCGCTCTACGGCCGGGCGTACCCGGAGGCGGGGGCGTACCCGGCGGGCATCACTCCCCAGGCGCTCATCCCGCTCACTCCGTACAGCATCCCCGCCGGCCAGCGCTACGTGGCGATCGGGCCGCTCAAGGGCGACTACTACTACTCGCCCACCTACGCGCCCCAGGTCGAGGGCTCCAACAAGCGGGATGTCCCCGGGCAGCTCCTCTACTACCAGGTCAACTTCAACCACCGCTTCGCCTACGTGCTGGCGAGTGACGTGGATGTCGTCCCCCCGGCCGTGGACGGCAGCGGCTTCCCGGAGGAGTAG
- a CDS encoding oxidoreductase, whose protein sequence is MRTWFITGASRGFGALITAEVLAAGDAVVATARDPQGLQAKFGDHPRLLAVRLDVTREEQIQAAVEAAIQRFGRIDILVNNAGYGLLSAVEEASAKEVESVFSTNVFGLLAVTRAVLPHMRRQRSGHVINVSSVGGYGAYAGWGVYCATKFAVEGLTEALAVELAPLGIKATVVEPGFFRTDFLDGQSLSVAQPIADYAATSGVTRTVAGELNHAQPGNPAKLAKAFLALADAANPPLRLPLGSDTLARIEAKNRQVAEEVAAWRALAVSTDGFDAKA, encoded by the coding sequence ATGCGTACCTGGTTCATTACTGGAGCTTCTCGTGGTTTTGGCGCCCTCATTACTGCCGAGGTCCTCGCTGCGGGCGACGCCGTGGTGGCCACGGCCCGCGATCCGCAGGGCCTCCAGGCGAAGTTCGGAGACCACCCGCGGCTGCTCGCCGTCCGGCTCGATGTCACCCGCGAGGAGCAGATCCAGGCGGCCGTCGAGGCAGCCATCCAGCGCTTCGGCCGCATCGACATCCTGGTCAACAACGCGGGCTACGGCCTGCTCAGCGCCGTGGAGGAGGCCAGCGCGAAGGAGGTCGAGAGCGTGTTCTCCACCAACGTGTTCGGACTGCTGGCTGTCACCCGCGCGGTGCTCCCGCACATGCGCCGCCAGCGCTCGGGGCACGTGATCAACGTCTCCTCGGTGGGAGGCTACGGCGCTTACGCCGGCTGGGGCGTCTACTGCGCCACCAAGTTCGCGGTGGAGGGCCTCACGGAAGCCCTGGCCGTCGAGCTGGCCCCCCTGGGTATCAAGGCGACCGTCGTGGAGCCCGGTTTCTTCCGCACGGACTTCCTGGACGGGCAGTCGCTCTCGGTGGCCCAGCCGATCGCCGACTACGCCGCCACGTCCGGAGTCACGCGAACGGTGGCAGGGGAGCTGAACCACGCGCAGCCTGGCAATCCGGCCAAGCTGGCCAAGGCCTTCCTGGCGCTGGCGGATGCCGCCAACCCGCCCCTGAGGCTGCCCCTGGGCAGTGACACGCTGGCGCGCATCGAGGCCAAAAACCGGCAGGTCGCTGAGGAGGTCGCCGCATGGCGTGCGCTCGCGGTCTCGACCGACGGGTTCGATGCGAAGGCCTGA
- a CDS encoding double-CXXCG motif protein has protein sequence MASEAPLPPRFFSLHDDLYGTHDTQFSDVEPVNLGEAPLCPKCGGVIGMMTWLPPYRVELELYGSALGDFVKGPGYQVLISERMAEAVRAEGLTGLLGFDPIEVVRVRRKRKGLKPADVPRYFVVTPCFGRGAVDLSRSLLRRNRPLTCPECRNPGVDTIHGFTLEPGTWQGEDVFRPRGLPGRIVVSERFFEWVQRRGLTNMKLIPTEEYVFDPGHLGPPAATTETPWE, from the coding sequence ATGGCTTCTGAGGCACCTCTGCCGCCTCGCTTCTTCTCCCTGCACGATGACCTGTACGGGACCCATGACACCCAGTTCAGTGACGTCGAACCGGTCAATCTTGGAGAGGCGCCCCTCTGCCCAAAGTGCGGCGGCGTCATCGGCATGATGACATGGCTGCCACCATACCGTGTCGAACTGGAACTGTATGGCTCCGCCTTGGGCGACTTCGTGAAGGGCCCGGGTTACCAGGTCCTCATCTCCGAGCGCATGGCCGAGGCCGTTCGTGCGGAGGGGTTGACTGGCCTGCTCGGCTTCGACCCTATAGAGGTGGTCCGTGTACGCAGGAAGCGCAAAGGCCTCAAGCCTGCGGATGTGCCCCGTTACTTCGTGGTCACCCCCTGCTTCGGGCGCGGCGCTGTGGATCTTTCGCGCAGTCTCTTGCGTCGCAACAGGCCTCTCACTTGCCCGGAGTGTCGCAATCCCGGAGTGGACACCATTCATGGCTTTACCCTGGAGCCGGGTACTTGGCAGGGCGAGGATGTCTTCCGTCCACGTGGGCTCCCTGGCCGTATCGTCGTCTCGGAGCGCTTTTTCGAGTGGGTCCAGCGACGCGGGCTGACGAACATGAAGCTGATCCCTACCGAGGAGTACGTCTTCGATCCTGGGCATCTGGGACCACCGGCAGCTACCACCGAAACGCCATGGGAATGA
- a CDS encoding peptidoglycan-binding domain-containing protein: MRTQSHRPLLHVGSTGSRVQKVEERLESLGYLKKGAADDRFDAGTAKAVVNYKRDHGWTGQPQGVVGERMARSLKHTDAAPTANTPTANTSAATTAGGKGKTPSTLKGATYNVERDRNPQQVQKWLGDFAKKNKLDFVQVQEINGYHKALEKIPGYHLVTFPKAKDHGESGILVKDSLLAKHAASIQGEGGGWTTVRGGHAPPRAAVAVQLAGWLKVVSAHQPPSVDWKNGHPVGPENRVKTYASLSEKLLAFAKRQIKNNPDQALLIGGDWNEPASTRGKWSPNWIAQQAGMTTHGGAKTHGNASIDWEMSHGCRVSNIKAGPTGGSDHNIVTFSVSRPKGKR; the protein is encoded by the coding sequence ATGAGAACCCAGTCCCACCGCCCCCTCCTCCACGTCGGCTCCACCGGCAGCCGCGTTCAGAAGGTCGAAGAGCGCTTGGAGTCGCTCGGCTACCTCAAGAAGGGTGCCGCCGACGACCGCTTCGACGCCGGCACCGCCAAGGCGGTGGTCAATTACAAGCGCGACCACGGCTGGACCGGGCAGCCGCAGGGGGTCGTCGGCGAGCGGATGGCTCGCTCGCTGAAGCACACCGACGCCGCCCCCACCGCCAACACCCCCACCGCCAATACCAGCGCTGCCACCACCGCCGGCGGCAAGGGCAAGACCCCATCGACGCTCAAGGGCGCGACCTACAACGTCGAGCGCGACCGCAACCCCCAGCAGGTGCAGAAGTGGCTGGGCGACTTCGCCAAGAAGAACAAGCTCGACTTCGTCCAGGTCCAGGAGATCAACGGCTACCACAAGGCCCTGGAGAAGATCCCCGGCTACCACCTGGTGACCTTCCCCAAGGCCAAGGACCACGGCGAGTCGGGCATCCTCGTCAAGGACAGCCTTCTCGCCAAGCACGCCGCGTCCATCCAGGGCGAGGGCGGCGGTTGGACCACCGTGCGCGGCGGCCACGCCCCGCCGCGGGCGGCCGTTGCCGTCCAGCTCGCAGGCTGGCTGAAGGTGGTCTCGGCCCACCAGCCGCCCTCGGTCGACTGGAAGAACGGGCACCCCGTCGGGCCGGAGAACCGGGTGAAGACCTACGCGTCGCTCTCCGAGAAGCTGCTCGCCTTCGCGAAGCGGCAGATCAAGAACAACCCTGATCAGGCCCTGCTCATCGGCGGCGACTGGAACGAGCCGGCGTCGACCCGGGGGAAGTGGTCGCCGAACTGGATCGCCCAGCAGGCCGGCATGACCACCCACGGCGGCGCGAAGACCCATGGCAACGCCAGCATCGACTGGGAGATGTCCCACGGGTGCCGGGTCTCGAACATCAAGGCCGGCCCGACCGGCGGCTCGGATCACAACATCGTCACCTTCTCCGTGAGCCGCCCGAAGGGCAAGCGCTGA
- a CDS encoding sensor histidine kinase, protein MKPLTVRSRYRLKFMLTTLAFLTGLVLEWTLVSWLKELALVALGVQLSSYVSRLIDLVVSLFLFGFLMSFIGQAVRRQPMELLAMLSDALSRIARGDFSVSLPVEKAGEAIPENKFHQLATNLNQMAESLKRMEEMRQEFISNVSHEIQSPLTSIQGFAQALKGGGLSEEVRQQYLSTIETESRRLSRLSENLLRLSSLDSKAHAPAPKPYRLDSQIRHVVLAAEPQWMAKGLDVAAELDELVVSADEDMLNQVWTNLAHNAVKFTPPGGQIRIELRRTEGRLLVRFSDSGIGISAEDLPFVFDRFYKADRSRSHSDASTGSGLGLAITQKIVELHGGQIEVRSEGLGRGSCFTVTLP, encoded by the coding sequence ATGAAGCCTCTGACCGTGCGAAGTCGATATCGCCTCAAGTTCATGCTGACCACGTTGGCATTCCTGACGGGGCTGGTGCTCGAATGGACACTCGTGTCGTGGCTGAAGGAGCTCGCACTGGTGGCGCTCGGCGTGCAGCTGAGCTCCTACGTCAGCCGGCTCATCGACCTGGTGGTCTCGCTCTTTCTCTTTGGCTTCCTCATGTCCTTCATCGGCCAGGCAGTCCGGCGGCAGCCGATGGAACTGCTCGCGATGCTGAGCGACGCCCTGAGCCGCATTGCCCGCGGGGACTTCTCCGTCAGCTTGCCGGTCGAGAAAGCAGGTGAGGCCATTCCAGAGAACAAGTTCCACCAACTCGCCACCAACCTCAACCAGATGGCCGAGTCCCTCAAGCGGATGGAAGAGATGCGCCAGGAGTTCATCTCGAACGTCTCCCACGAGATTCAGTCGCCCCTCACCTCCATCCAGGGGTTTGCCCAGGCCCTCAAGGGCGGCGGGCTGTCGGAGGAGGTTCGTCAGCAGTACCTCTCCACCATCGAGACCGAGAGCCGGCGGCTCTCGCGCTTGAGCGAGAACCTGCTGAGGCTGAGCTCCTTGGACTCCAAGGCCCACGCTCCCGCGCCGAAGCCCTACCGGCTGGACAGCCAGATCCGCCACGTCGTCCTCGCGGCCGAGCCCCAGTGGATGGCCAAGGGCCTCGACGTCGCCGCCGAGCTCGATGAGCTGGTCGTGTCCGCAGACGAGGACATGCTGAACCAAGTCTGGACCAATCTGGCCCACAACGCCGTCAAGTTCACTCCACCGGGCGGGCAGATCCGGATCGAGCTTCGGCGCACGGAGGGGCGATTGCTCGTGCGGTTCTCCGACTCGGGGATTGGAATCTCGGCGGAGGACCTGCCCTTCGTCTTCGATCGCTTCTACAAGGCGGACAGGTCTCGCAGCCACAGCGATGCCTCCACGGGCAGCGGACTCGGGCTCGCCATCACCCAGAAGATCGTCGAGCTCCACGGTGGGCAAATCGAAGTCCGGAGCGAGGGCCTGGGCAGAGGCTCATGCTTTACGGTGACCCTCCCGTGA